In one Myxocyprinus asiaticus isolate MX2 ecotype Aquarium Trade chromosome 29, UBuf_Myxa_2, whole genome shotgun sequence genomic region, the following are encoded:
- the LOC127420334 gene encoding zinc finger protein 239-like — protein sequence MEVKEERQKLKEVEEKHVFTTGEKSLSCSKTKKSFSLKKPQRTAAKKSFTCPQCGKYFTNERRLNMHMKVHNGNVTPYTCNQCGKRFRSKEGLNYHIRIHTGEKPYTCHLCGKSFTCAASLAYHIRSHLGIRPFECDKCAKTFVGESCLKQHLKVHSKEKPYKCSFCGKSFADLYYFKEHQKIHTGVSAHMCFECEKTFITASHLTLHQRIHTGEKPYKCSHCEKSFSQSENLKKHERIHTGEKPYKCSHCEMSFTWSQSLKTHERIHTGEKPYKCSHCEKIFTRLGNLKRHKRIHTGEKPYHCSSCGKSFNQSAHLQKHVKTICQSSHSEQKSSSGLARSSK from the coding sequence atggaagtgaaagaggaacgTCAAAAACTGAaagaagtggaggagaaacatgttttcacaactggagaaaaatctttgagttGCTCAAAGACTAAAAAGAGTTTCTCTCTAAAAAAGCCTCAAAGAACAGCAGCTAAAAAATCATTCACCTGCCCTCAATGTGGaaaatatttcacaaatgaaAGACGGCTTAATATGCACATGAAAGTTCACAATGGAAATGTCACACCTTACACGTgcaatcagtgtggaaagagattcAGAAGTAAAGAAGGCCTTAATTATCACATAaggattcatactggagagaagccttacacgtgccatctgtgtggaaagagtttcacatgtGCAGCTAGTCTCGCATATCATATCCGCTCTCATTTAGGAATAAGGCCATTTGAATGTGATAAGTGTGCTAAAACATTTGTTGGGGAATCGTGCCTAAAACAACATCTGAAAGTGCACTCAAAagagaagccttacaagtgttctttttgtggaaagagttttgcagaCCTGTACTATTTTAAAGAACATCAGAAAATTCATACCGGTGTGAGCgctcatatgtgctttgaatgtgaGAAGACCTTTATTACAGCCAGCCACTTGACACTgcaccaaagaattcatactggagagaaaccatacaagtgctcacactgtgaaaagagtttctctCAGTCAGAaaacctgaaaaaacatgagagaatccatactggagaaaaaccttacaagtgctcacattgtgaAATGAGTTTCACTTGGTCACAAAgcttgaaaacacatgagagaattcatactggagaaaaaccttacaagtgctcacactgtgaaaagattTTTACTCGTTTAGGAAACCTGAAAAGAcacaagagaatccatactggagaaaaaccataccactgctcttcatgtgggaagagttttaaCCAATCAGCTCATTTACagaaacatgtaaaaacaatttgCCAAAGTAGTCACAGTGAGCAAAAATCATCTTCGGGTTTAGCAAGATCAAGTAAATAG